TGCATCTGCTTTACTCGACTTATTTCCAGAAATAGAACTTGTTCCCGTTGAAGCTGATGATTGACCTTGTTGTGTTTGAGTGCCTGATCCACTAGCGTTTTCTGCATCTGCTTTACCCGACTTATTTCCAGAAATAGAACTTGTTCCCGTTGAAGCTGATGATTGACCTTGTTGTGTTTGAGTGCCTGATCCACTAGCGTTTTCTGCATCTGCTTTACCCGACTTATTTCCAGAAGCAGAGCTTGTTACTGTTGAAGCTGATGATTGACCTTGTTGTGTTTGAGCACCTGATCCACTAGCGTTTTCTGCATCTGCTTTACCCGACTTATTTCCAGAAGCAGAGCCCTTTTGCATTTCTTGAGTTGTATTTGATCCAGAATTATTTTTACCAGATTTATTTAGATCTTCAATTTGTTTAACTTTACTACACGATGCAGCAAGTAACGGCAATGTTGTTAATGATGCAATCGGAGATAAAAATAGCGTCAATTTTAATGATTTTTTCATTTTTTCCTTTCATTTTATGACAAGCGGAGCTTATCATCTCTTTGTTTTTTAATAAATGTGCCACTATCATAAAAAAAAAAAAAAAAAAGGAAGCAAATAGCGCCCTTTTTCATATTTTTACATTATTTCAGGTAAAAATAAGTTAAATACTACCGAATTTTAAAGTACTAATTATCTTATTAAATACTTCATCGCATTAAAGTTTAGACATGTTATTTACAAATTTACTACTTATTAACAGCTACTTCTATAAGTTGTAACTTATATACGTAAAATATAACCCATTAACTTTTTACTTAATTATTGCACAGAATTTATAAACATTGTTTAAAGAACAAAAAACCTGATTTTTGCATTTTACTTTAATAATGATTATTAAAAATGCACTTTGTTTTAGTTAAATTACAAAAGTAATATAATTCTTTATGCATTGGCCGGTAGCTGCTTAACAAGTAGAGGAAAGTCCACGCTAGCACTTGCTGCGACGCAAGTAGTGTTCATGCTAAGCCCAATAAGCTTAGGCCTAGACGACTAGTGCCACAGAGACGAGAATTGTGAAACGCGGTAAACTCCATGAGCTAGAAACCCAAATTTTGGTAGGGGAATTTCGTTTTTGAAACTGAACAAAAACGAAAAATCATTTGATTAGATAAATTACCGGCGCCTAAACAGGTACAGAACGTGGCTTATAGATGCAATATGCGCTAAGCGCATATTTTTTTCAATATTTATCAGTATAAAGAACTGATAATTGATTAATTTTATCGGGTGAAATTTTGTTTTTTGGTAAAATAACTATTATTTGGAGGTCAGATGTCACTAAAAGCTGGAATTGTTGGATTACCTAACGTTGGTAAAAGCACGCTGTTTAGCGCCTTAACAAAATATCAAGTTGAAGCAAGTAATTATGCATTTACGACAATTGAACCAAATATTAGCTCAGTACCGCTAAAAGATAAAAGATTATATGAGTTAGCTAAACTTGTTAACCCAAATAAAATTGTCCCTGCCACTTTTGACTTTGTCGATATAGCGGGATTAGTTCAAGGCGCATCAAGAGGTGAAGGGCTAGGAAATAAATTTTTAGGAAATATCCGTGAAGTAGATGCAATAATTCATGTTGTTCGTTGCTTTGAGAATAAGGATATTATGCACGTAGCCAATGAAGTTAATCCGGTAAATGATAAAGATGTAATCAATATGGAACTAACATTAGCTGACCTTGACACTGTCAAGAATGTTCTAAATAGAATTGCTAAAAAAGCTAAATCGGGCGATAAAATGGCAATTATAGAGCAAAATTTATGTTTAAAATTGCAATCATTACTTGAACAAGGTCAAGCCGCAAGAGTTTTAAGCAATTTAACTGATGATGAAATCAAAATTATCAAGGGTTATCATCTTTTGACTTTTAAACCTATGATTTATGTGGCTAATCTTTCAGCTGAACAAATAGCAAACTATGAAGAAGATCCTCTTTTTCAAAGTTTTAAAAAATCATGCGTCAATGGTGAAAAAATATTGCCAATCTGCGTGCAACTGGAAAGTGAAATATCGCAAATGGCCGATGAAGAAGCGCAAGAATGGCTAAGTTCATACGAAATTAAATATAGCGGACTTGATTTGTTAACACGAGAAGCTTTTGATCTATTAAAGCTAAAAACTTATTTTACAGTTGGTCAGGTTGAAGTTAGAGCTTGGGTATTTAACGACGGAATGCTAGCTCCGCAGTGCGCAGGAATAATTCATAGTGATTTCGAAAATAAATTCATTAAAGCTGATATCATTTCATACGATGACTTTATAAGTTATGGTTCAGAAGCTAATGTAAAAGCGGCTGGCAAAATTCGCTCAGAAGGAAAAAATTACATTATGAAAGATGGTGATATTTGCCACTTTAAATTTGGCAAATAGTAAAAAACACTATAAAATCAATGTATTGGTTAAATAACCATTACTTTGGGGGTTTAGTATAATGGTAGTACTGCAGTCTCCAAAACTGTTTGCAAGGGTTCGATTCCTTTAACCCCCGCCATATGGTATATCCACTAAAATTAAAAATATAACCTTTGGGAATAAAGGTTATATTTTATTTAAATTATTGGGTCTATTGATAGTGTCTTTTAATGGAATGAATGATAATAAGTTGCTAGCATAATACAGATTTTTAAAAAATTAAAAATAGCAATTAAAAATTCAAGGCACACAATAATATTTATTTGCGTGGCTTCAACATACAATGAGTTTTATTTAGTTTTAATTTATACTTAATTTAAACGGGTATACACTAAGCTATAAATCAACATGAGAATAAGGGATAAGTTATGTATTTAAATTTGGTTTATAATTTTCTTAGCTTTAAGATAGAAAAAGTGATAATTTTGTGTAAAAATAAAATTAAATTAATTATTCTGGATTAAATTCTGCTGTTGGACTCTCTTGCGTTAGCAAATTGTTTTTATAATCCTTGTTTAATGATAAAGATTTGACTTTATATAGACCTTTTGGGTATCCATCTTTGGTTATGTAAGGGAATAAAGGAATAGATAATCGCACATTTTCGCCATCTTTTATTACATTAATATCGGCATAAGGACTTTTATAAACATCTAAGTATCCATTAGTTGTTTCTATTTCGGCATAAAGGTTTTTATCTTTTATTAGCTCCTCATAATTTTTAACTGATGTTTTTAAATTTAAATAAAAATGATATTGACTACCTATCTTGGTAATTCCGAATTGAGTAGGTATCATAGTTTTTTGACCGTTTTGTTGTCCCTGCCCTTGTGTTTTAGCTGAGTCTGCTTGCTTAGTTGCGCCTGGTTTTTGAGCTGATGAAGCACTTTGTTGTCCTTGCGCTTGTGTTTTGGTTGAGTCTGCTTGCTCAGTTGTACCTGATTTTTGAGCTTGATCACCGCTTTTTCCAGCATTATTTACTGTATTTCCAGTAGTTGAACCTGCTCCTGCTTGAGGCGCTGAATTTGATGTATCAGCGTTTTGTTTTTTAGTTTCACCACCACTTTGTCCAGCATTATCTGCTGTATTAGCGGTAGTTGAACCTGCTCCAGGTTGAGAAGTTGAGCTTGATGTATCAGCGTTTTGTTTTTGATCTTGATCACCGCTTTTTCCAGCATTATTTACTGTATTTCCAGTAGTTGAACCCGCTCCTGCTTGAGGCGCTGAATTTGATGTATCAGCGTTTTGTTTTTTAGTTTCACCACCACTTTGTCCAGCATTATCTGCTGTATTAGCGGTAGTTGAACCTGCTCCAGGTTGAGAAGTTGAGCTTGATGTATCAGCGTTTTGTTTTTGATCTT
The Mycoplasmopsis californica genome window above contains:
- the ychF gene encoding redox-regulated ATPase YchF, whose protein sequence is MSLKAGIVGLPNVGKSTLFSALTKYQVEASNYAFTTIEPNISSVPLKDKRLYELAKLVNPNKIVPATFDFVDIAGLVQGASRGEGLGNKFLGNIREVDAIIHVVRCFENKDIMHVANEVNPVNDKDVINMELTLADLDTVKNVLNRIAKKAKSGDKMAIIEQNLCLKLQSLLEQGQAARVLSNLTDDEIKIIKGYHLLTFKPMIYVANLSAEQIANYEEDPLFQSFKKSCVNGEKILPICVQLESEISQMADEEAQEWLSSYEIKYSGLDLLTREAFDLLKLKTYFTVGQVEVRAWVFNDGMLAPQCAGIIHSDFENKFIKADIISYDDFISYGSEANVKAAGKIRSEGKNYIMKDGDICHFKFGK